A window from Phaeocystidibacter marisrubri encodes these proteins:
- a CDS encoding DUF2911 domain-containing protein → MKRIFTLLALIVGFSGTTLAQGTLEPKSSPLDISTTTVGDTYIKVVYSRPHKKGRDIFGGLVPFNKVWRTGANAATEITFTGDVEINGEEIEAGTYSLYTIPSEDSWTVILNSDLGQWGAYRYNEDNDVLRFEVETQETEVTWEPFTIVLETEGRKSNLKMMWDTTMVSFKITPTND, encoded by the coding sequence ATGAAACGCATTTTTACACTTCTAGCACTCATTGTAGGCTTCTCCGGAACAACCCTAGCCCAAGGCACTTTGGAGCCTAAATCTAGTCCACTGGACATCTCCACTACAACCGTTGGCGATACCTACATCAAAGTAGTTTACAGTCGACCACACAAGAAGGGCCGCGACATTTTTGGTGGCTTGGTTCCTTTCAACAAAGTTTGGAGAACAGGAGCGAATGCCGCAACCGAAATCACTTTCACAGGAGATGTGGAAATCAACGGTGAAGAAATTGAAGCGGGTACTTACAGTTTGTACACCATTCCTTCAGAAGACAGTTGGACAGTGATCCTAAACTCCGACTTAGGTCAGTGGGGTGCTTACCGATACAACGAAGACAATGACGTTCTTCGTTTTGAAGTTGAAACCCAAGAAACAGAAGTGACATGGGAACCCTTCACCATTGTTCTTGAAACCGAAGGAAGAAAATCGAATTTGAAGATGATGTGGGACACCACCATGGTATCTTTCAAAATCACTCCTACCAACGATTAA
- the yidD gene encoding membrane protein insertion efficiency factor YidD, whose protein sequence is MKWLTWILSLPLLLLVGLYRYVISPLTPPSCRHTPTCSQYMGQAIVEWGPLKGSWLGLKRLSKCHPWGTSGYDPVPLKSQKQSEE, encoded by the coding sequence ATGAAATGGCTAACCTGGATATTGAGTCTTCCACTCCTGCTCTTGGTTGGCCTTTATCGCTATGTAATTTCTCCACTTACTCCACCTAGTTGTAGACATACCCCAACCTGTTCTCAATATATGGGACAAGCCATTGTGGAATGGGGACCCCTCAAAGGATCGTGGCTCGGATTAAAAAGACTGAGTAAGTGTCACCCTTGGGGAACGTCTGGATATGACCCTGTGCCCTTAAAATCCCAAAAGCAATCTGAAGAGTAA
- a CDS encoding slipin family protein has product MVQKVIVAPGEVIVLVKGKEVTRVLERGTHYVFGRQRVERYHLAEKFIPRNMTLQVALQSEVLKSMLNEVDVSQSEVGLVSEKNRLIQVLTSGTHAFWKSELAPEVTVVSMAEAETCNELPVEWLDRLVTSMHVRKVMVERGEVGLLWKDGEFVRTLNAGVYRFWKNNQDLVIKTVSTRIETVNLNGQELLTKDKAAVRLNYTLTYKVNDPKVAVEAVANISEYLYKKIALAIREVASGLSLEDLLAAREKANDQIVKLIQANTALVGIDILDGGLIDVILPGDVKDILNMVLIAEKEAQANVIRRREEMAAVRNSLNSAKLMDENPVLFRLKELELVERISGKVGALNVSGSGEVLEQLRKLISSE; this is encoded by the coding sequence ATGGTACAGAAAGTAATCGTAGCTCCCGGTGAAGTCATAGTCCTTGTTAAAGGCAAAGAAGTCACACGGGTTTTAGAAAGAGGAACACATTATGTGTTCGGACGTCAGAGGGTAGAGCGATACCATCTCGCAGAGAAGTTCATACCTCGTAATATGACGCTCCAGGTGGCTTTGCAAAGTGAAGTCTTAAAGTCCATGTTGAACGAAGTGGATGTTTCCCAAAGTGAGGTGGGATTGGTGAGTGAAAAAAACCGACTCATTCAAGTTCTTACTTCTGGAACGCATGCGTTTTGGAAATCGGAGCTAGCACCTGAAGTAACAGTAGTAAGTATGGCGGAAGCGGAAACTTGCAACGAATTGCCTGTAGAGTGGTTGGATCGATTGGTCACTTCAATGCACGTTCGTAAAGTGATGGTAGAGAGAGGTGAAGTGGGCTTGCTCTGGAAAGACGGTGAGTTTGTTCGCACGTTGAATGCAGGTGTGTATCGATTTTGGAAGAACAACCAAGATTTGGTGATCAAAACGGTGAGCACACGGATTGAAACCGTCAACTTAAACGGTCAGGAGCTTTTGACAAAGGACAAAGCCGCCGTTCGGTTGAACTACACTTTGACATATAAAGTGAACGATCCAAAAGTAGCAGTGGAAGCTGTTGCCAATATCAGCGAATACCTCTACAAAAAAATTGCATTAGCCATTCGAGAGGTTGCCAGCGGACTTTCCTTGGAAGATTTGTTGGCCGCTCGTGAGAAGGCGAATGATCAAATTGTAAAGTTGATACAGGCGAATACCGCGTTGGTGGGAATTGATATACTAGACGGTGGTTTAATTGATGTAATTCTGCCTGGCGATGTCAAAGACATCTTGAACATGGTTCTCATTGCGGAGAAAGAGGCGCAAGCTAATGTGATTCGCAGACGAGAAGAAATGGCAGCGGTTCGAAATAGCTTGAATTCAGCTAAACTTATGGATGAGAACCCAGTTCTCTTCCGATTGAAAGAGCTTGAACTCGTTGAGCGCATTTCTGGTAAAGTAGGCGCGCTTAACGTGAGTGGTTCGGGAGAAGTTCTCGAACAATTGAGGAAGTTGATATCCTCCGAATAA
- a CDS encoding prolipoprotein diacylglyceryl transferase — translation MNYLTIFWDADFGLDIFGFTLRWYSLLFAMGFVLGYQLMIRIYKKEGIDIKLMDSFLTYAVIATIVGARLGHCFFYDWEYYSQHPLEILQVWQGGLASHGAAIALIIAMYFYGKKLTKYFSGEQKERKAMLYTLDRLVITVALAGCFIRFGNWMNSEIYGKIDNSSIETVFVKNIERPLGETRYSQEIKYATAVFTGESLETDSLTYPILSVTAYPRVPFNQPQVNALFGNIAQYFNTQDINDLHAIVLADTEPVINNDGSFTFRVLGVPRLPTQLFESGAYLLIFFILYALYRKGNFALRNGFLFGTFLVLVFGFRFVVEFFKANQTAFEEGMSLNMGQWLSIPLVLIGLVMMAFAKPVELTNTEKK, via the coding sequence ATGAACTACTTGACCATATTTTGGGACGCCGACTTCGGATTGGATATTTTCGGATTCACTCTCCGTTGGTACAGTCTCCTGTTTGCCATGGGCTTCGTGCTGGGCTATCAATTGATGATTCGCATTTACAAAAAAGAGGGTATTGACATTAAGTTGATGGACTCCTTCTTAACCTACGCTGTTATTGCAACAATCGTAGGTGCGCGATTGGGACATTGTTTCTTCTACGATTGGGAATACTACAGTCAGCATCCATTGGAAATTCTCCAAGTTTGGCAAGGCGGATTGGCTAGCCACGGTGCTGCGATTGCTCTCATCATCGCCATGTATTTCTACGGAAAGAAACTCACCAAATACTTTTCTGGCGAACAGAAAGAGAGGAAAGCCATGCTTTACACCTTGGATCGATTGGTGATTACCGTTGCCCTCGCTGGCTGTTTCATCCGTTTTGGAAACTGGATGAACTCAGAAATTTATGGTAAGATTGACAACAGTAGTATCGAAACGGTCTTTGTAAAAAACATCGAGCGACCATTGGGAGAAACGCGATACTCGCAAGAGATTAAGTATGCTACAGCTGTATTCACAGGAGAATCTCTTGAAACCGATAGTTTAACCTACCCTATTCTTTCCGTAACGGCTTACCCTAGAGTTCCATTTAACCAGCCTCAGGTGAATGCCCTCTTCGGAAACATCGCTCAATACTTCAACACACAAGACATCAATGATTTACACGCCATTGTTCTAGCCGACACTGAGCCAGTAATCAACAATGACGGATCGTTTACATTCAGAGTTCTAGGCGTACCTCGACTCCCAACTCAACTTTTCGAATCCGGTGCATACCTCTTGATTTTCTTCATCCTGTATGCTCTTTACAGGAAGGGCAACTTTGCCTTAAGGAATGGATTTTTGTTCGGCACCTTCTTGGTGCTGGTCTTCGGGTTCCGATTTGTGGTGGAATTCTTCAAAGCCAATCAGACAGCTTTTGAAGAAGGCATGAGTTTGAATATGGGGCAATGGTTGAGTATTCCACTCGTTCTCATTGGTTTGGTGATGATGGCTTTTGCTAAGCCAGTAGAATTGACGAACACAGAAAAGAAGTAA
- a CDS encoding M1 family metallopeptidase → MKLNRILSAVLGVAALFATAQENTNQSLFRQLGQELPTPNVYRNGAGAPGHEYYQQKADYRMQIHLNDEEQRVDGKEEITYTNNSPDPLEYLWLQLDQNMRAPSSMTNQIAKPQLYSDGRVSDIRHLFWNFPGGFHIEKVGTDSTDIPYTIVNTMMRLDLDKPLQSGESITFNVDWWYLINDRMKLGGRSGYEYFEEEDNYIYTLAQFFPRMAVYNDVDGWQNKQFLGSGEFTLPFGDYEVELTVPADHIVAATGTLMNEDEVLTSKQLELLKVAADNKETPTIIISQEEAIANEKEKTSKEKTWVFHAENVRDFAFASSRKFIWDAMGVDINGRTVMAMSYYPKEGNPLWEEYSTRAVATTLEVYSKHTIDYPYEKAISVHTDRIGMEYPMICFNGYRPHADGTYSDATKYGLISVVIHEVGHNFFPMIVNSDERQWTWMDEGLNTFMQYLAEQEFEENYPSRRGPAASIVPYMEGDVAGMMPIMTNSESILQFGNNAYGKPATALNILRETILGPELFDYAFKVYAERWAFKHPTPADFFRTMEDASAVDLDWFWRGWFYTTNHVDISITDFEAQKVEMENGSELHLVQLTFENQGGLVMPVILKFTLEDGTTVDMRMPAEIWLKSEKSFKKVFTFSQEVERVELDPNLETADTDRSDNYWPSQEKKGTFLSRMFGGS, encoded by the coding sequence ATGAAATTAAACCGAATCCTCTCCGCGGTATTGGGCGTTGCTGCTCTATTTGCAACGGCACAAGAGAATACCAATCAGAGTTTGTTCAGACAATTGGGACAAGAACTTCCCACTCCAAACGTATACCGAAATGGAGCAGGGGCCCCAGGTCATGAATACTATCAACAAAAAGCAGATTACCGCATGCAAATTCATCTAAATGATGAAGAGCAGCGCGTAGATGGCAAGGAGGAAATTACATATACGAACAACAGTCCAGACCCACTAGAATACCTCTGGTTGCAATTGGATCAAAACATGCGCGCACCTAGCAGCATGACCAATCAAATTGCAAAACCTCAGTTGTATTCCGATGGTCGAGTGTCGGATATTCGTCACTTGTTCTGGAATTTCCCAGGTGGTTTTCACATTGAGAAAGTGGGTACGGATAGTACTGACATTCCCTACACTATCGTGAACACCATGATGCGTTTGGATTTGGATAAACCGCTTCAAAGTGGTGAGTCGATTACCTTCAATGTGGATTGGTGGTACTTGATCAATGACCGCATGAAACTCGGTGGAAGATCGGGATATGAGTATTTTGAAGAAGAAGACAATTACATCTACACTTTGGCGCAGTTCTTCCCGAGAATGGCCGTTTACAACGATGTGGATGGATGGCAGAATAAGCAATTCCTCGGAAGCGGGGAGTTCACACTACCCTTTGGAGATTACGAAGTAGAGTTAACCGTTCCTGCAGATCACATTGTTGCAGCAACTGGAACGTTGATGAATGAAGATGAGGTTCTCACTTCAAAGCAATTGGAGCTTTTGAAAGTGGCAGCGGATAACAAGGAAACTCCAACCATCATCATTTCCCAAGAGGAGGCGATCGCCAATGAGAAAGAGAAAACCTCCAAAGAGAAGACTTGGGTTTTCCACGCTGAGAATGTGAGAGATTTTGCCTTCGCATCCAGTCGTAAGTTCATTTGGGATGCCATGGGAGTGGACATCAATGGTAGAACGGTTATGGCGATGAGCTACTATCCAAAAGAGGGGAATCCACTTTGGGAAGAGTACAGCACCCGTGCCGTGGCAACCACTTTGGAAGTATACAGCAAGCACACTATAGATTATCCTTACGAGAAGGCCATTTCAGTACACACCGACCGAATTGGAATGGAATACCCAATGATTTGTTTCAACGGCTATCGTCCTCATGCCGATGGGACCTACTCTGATGCCACCAAATATGGATTGATCAGTGTGGTTATTCACGAGGTAGGTCACAACTTCTTCCCGATGATTGTGAACAGCGATGAGCGTCAGTGGACTTGGATGGATGAAGGTTTGAATACCTTTATGCAGTACTTGGCAGAACAGGAGTTTGAAGAGAATTATCCTTCAAGAAGGGGGCCTGCGGCGAGTATCGTTCCTTACATGGAAGGCGATGTAGCCGGAATGATGCCTATCATGACAAACTCAGAAAGCATCTTACAATTTGGAAACAATGCTTACGGCAAGCCCGCTACAGCGCTCAACATTCTTAGAGAGACCATTCTGGGACCAGAGTTGTTCGACTATGCCTTTAAAGTGTATGCCGAGCGTTGGGCGTTCAAGCATCCTACTCCTGCGGACTTCTTCCGTACCATGGAAGATGCTTCAGCCGTAGATCTAGACTGGTTCTGGAGAGGTTGGTTCTACACCACTAATCACGTCGATATCAGCATTACAGATTTCGAAGCACAGAAAGTGGAGATGGAGAATGGCAGCGAACTCCACTTGGTTCAATTGACTTTTGAAAATCAAGGTGGCTTGGTTATGCCTGTGATCTTGAAGTTCACGCTAGAAGACGGGACTACGGTAGATATGCGAATGCCCGCTGAAATCTGGCTGAAGAGTGAGAAGAGTTTCAAGAAAGTATTTACGTTCTCCCAAGAGGTTGAGCGCGTTGAACTCGACCCCAATTTGGAAACGGCAGATACCGATCGTTCAGATAACTATTGGCCTTCACAAGAGAAGAAGGGAACCTTTCTTTCTCGAATGTTTGGAGGATCATAA
- a CDS encoding helix-turn-helix transcriptional regulator has protein sequence MPANRNALIRYRILDQCLRNKFRRFELEDLMDACADGLYEYAGIRGGVSKRTIQLDLQMLRSDQLGYNAPIEVYDKKYYRYSDPEYSITNTPLNDTDIDKLHEVVDILRQFSGFSHFHDLSGMVQRLEDKILTHKSENAPIINLEKNIRLKGLEHLDTLYHAIQGKRQLHITYQSFKARKPDSFIFHAFLLKEFRNRWFVLGRKDKKSDNLLLALDRIESLKVSQERRLEFPDLNTANYFDDVVGVTVGKNTPTETIEFKVERKNAPYIETKPIHHSQVVLHKDDEFTYFQIQVQWNYELESVFMSHGPGLIITAPRSRFRKMRRLYRLGYQNYEGE, from the coding sequence ATGCCAGCCAACCGCAACGCTCTCATCCGTTATCGAATTCTAGATCAGTGTCTTAGGAATAAATTCCGACGTTTTGAGTTGGAAGATTTAATGGATGCCTGTGCCGATGGCCTCTATGAGTATGCTGGAATTCGAGGTGGCGTGAGCAAACGTACCATCCAGCTCGACCTCCAAATGCTGCGCTCTGATCAGCTGGGCTACAATGCTCCTATAGAAGTGTACGACAAGAAGTACTATCGATATAGCGACCCCGAATACTCCATTACCAACACCCCTTTAAATGATACAGACATCGACAAACTGCACGAAGTGGTAGATATCCTTCGACAGTTTTCAGGGTTCAGTCATTTCCACGATTTGAGCGGGATGGTGCAACGGCTGGAGGATAAAATTCTCACGCACAAAAGCGAGAACGCCCCCATCATCAACCTTGAAAAGAACATTCGCTTAAAGGGATTGGAACACTTAGACACGCTCTATCACGCCATTCAGGGCAAACGACAACTACATATAACCTATCAGTCGTTTAAAGCGCGAAAGCCCGATTCTTTTATCTTCCACGCCTTTCTGCTGAAAGAATTCCGGAACCGCTGGTTTGTACTGGGTAGAAAAGACAAGAAGTCTGACAACCTCTTGCTGGCTTTAGATAGAATTGAATCTCTCAAAGTCAGTCAAGAACGTCGACTTGAATTCCCAGACCTCAACACTGCCAACTACTTTGATGATGTAGTAGGCGTAACCGTTGGAAAGAACACTCCAACGGAAACCATCGAATTTAAGGTAGAACGAAAGAATGCCCCCTACATCGAAACCAAACCGATCCACCATTCACAAGTGGTGCTCCATAAGGATGATGAGTTTACCTATTTCCAAATTCAAGTACAGTGGAATTACGAGCTAGAGAGTGTGTTCATGAGTCACGGACCAGGTCTGATCATCACCGCACCCAGAAGCCGCTTTCGAAAAATGCGTCGGCTTTACCGATTAGGATACCAAAACTACGAAGGTGAATAA
- a CDS encoding DUF192 domain-containing protein produces the protein MQFARKFGVILVLAAMALFIVSQFGSCNRESAPTRNKDGNSGSGTSKSQPYEPKFREDGSVWITKAETGDTLVALPLEITRSEEERQYGMMYRRSFKPDFYGMLFPMGEERLQSFWMRNTYMGLDILYINNKREIVSMVNNAKPLSDAPLRSEAPASYVLELPAGYSLSHGVAVGDKVSWYDNSTN, from the coding sequence ATGCAATTTGCTAGAAAATTTGGAGTAATACTCGTATTGGCTGCGATGGCACTGTTCATTGTGTCGCAGTTTGGTTCATGTAATCGCGAAAGTGCTCCGACTCGAAACAAGGATGGGAATAGCGGAAGTGGCACATCAAAATCTCAACCCTACGAGCCGAAGTTTAGAGAAGACGGATCGGTTTGGATCACAAAAGCCGAAACGGGAGACACTTTAGTTGCACTTCCTCTGGAAATTACTCGATCTGAAGAAGAGCGCCAGTATGGAATGATGTATCGCCGTTCTTTTAAACCTGATTTTTACGGAATGCTTTTCCCTATGGGCGAAGAGCGTTTGCAGAGCTTCTGGATGCGAAACACTTACATGGGACTAGATATTCTCTACATCAACAACAAACGTGAAATCGTTTCAATGGTGAACAATGCAAAGCCACTTAGCGATGCACCACTTCGTTCAGAAGCACCTGCGAGCTACGTTCTAGAGCTGCCAGCAGGCTACAGCCTCAGTCACGGTGTAGCCGTGGGTGATAAAGTAAGTTGGTACGACAACTCGACAAACTGA
- a CDS encoding HupE/UreJ family protein: MNDFELYFRLGYEHITDLNGMDHILFLLGLTAIYQFKHWGRLLGVVTAFTVGHTVTLVLAAMDVISVNAGLVEFLIPVTILITGLVNLMPVGQNPKNNLRIFIALLFGLVHGLGFSNFYRMMTMGDADTWGYLLPFGLGVEVGQLLIVFLVLLITAILHNFMRLKLRDWNIFNSGLVSGIAVYLMIQTWPF, from the coding sequence ATGAACGATTTTGAATTGTACTTCCGGCTGGGCTACGAGCATATCACCGATTTGAATGGGATGGATCACATCCTCTTTTTATTGGGGCTAACCGCCATTTATCAATTCAAACACTGGGGAAGACTACTCGGTGTGGTAACGGCATTTACTGTGGGGCATACCGTCACTTTGGTATTGGCTGCTATGGATGTCATCTCTGTCAATGCCGGACTGGTAGAGTTCTTAATTCCAGTCACCATTCTCATTACAGGCCTTGTCAACTTGATGCCCGTTGGTCAAAACCCCAAGAACAATCTCCGCATATTCATCGCACTTTTGTTTGGTTTGGTTCACGGTTTGGGCTTTTCAAACTTCTATCGAATGATGACCATGGGCGATGCCGATACATGGGGATATTTGCTTCCATTTGGTCTGGGAGTAGAGGTTGGCCAATTACTAATTGTCTTCTTGGTGCTGCTCATTACAGCTATTCTTCATAATTTCATGCGCCTTAAGCTACGTGACTGGAACATTTTTAATTCGGGTCTAGTGAGCGGTATTGCGGTCTATTTGATGATTCAGACCTGGCCGTTTTAG
- a CDS encoding DUF6702 family protein, with product MKQSKNIALALGCAIISASFTHKHEYYVSVGEMVLNADSEHLEIAMQLFTDDLEYALEQSEEIQIDVLNDDDAEEFIENYIESHFAIWGQDGKKLDYDLKGVEGDANAVIVYLESDDLNSGQKIQVQHKVLMDYFPHQINILKVGLGDGRLSYRFDADQQIQQISI from the coding sequence ATGAAGCAAAGTAAGAACATCGCCCTCGCACTGGGTTGCGCCATCATCAGTGCATCGTTTACACACAAACACGAGTACTATGTCAGTGTGGGGGAGATGGTTCTGAATGCAGATTCTGAACATCTTGAAATAGCCATGCAATTATTTACGGATGATTTGGAATACGCCCTTGAGCAATCCGAAGAAATCCAAATTGATGTTCTGAATGACGATGATGCCGAAGAATTCATTGAGAACTATATTGAATCTCATTTTGCCATTTGGGGTCAGGATGGGAAGAAGTTGGATTACGACTTAAAAGGAGTAGAGGGAGATGCCAACGCAGTGATTGTGTATCTGGAGTCGGACGATTTGAATTCCGGCCAAAAGATTCAAGTTCAACACAAGGTTTTGATGGATTATTTTCCTCATCAAATCAATATTCTCAAGGTGGGACTGGGGGATGGTCGACTTTCCTACCGTTTTGATGCTGACCAGCAAATTCAACAGATATCAATCTAA
- a CDS encoding TolB family protein, whose amino-acid sequence MKKILGLLILASAMVACNGSNSSSETDGHSGATAVSYIHYPQEKHLANVRQLTWGGDNAEAYFSFDGTMLTFQSNNSAWGLECDHIFAFDWNSDSATLTKPTRISSGLGRTTCAYFLPGDTTILYASTFAGDSACPPVPDRSEGYVWPVYNTFDIYVSNLKGEVIDTLVEGPGYDAEATVSPKGDKIVFTSDRSGDLELYTCDIDGSNVQQITSGLGYDGGAFFSPDGKKLIFRSSRPKTEAEIEHYTSLLKQGLVEPMEMELYTCNVDGTELTKITDLGRANWAPFFHPSGEKVIFSSNHSSDKVYKFNLFMLDLNTNEVEQITYDGVFDAFPMFSPDGKKLVFASNRNNGGDHSTNLFIADWVE is encoded by the coding sequence ATGAAGAAGATACTCGGACTGCTAATTTTAGCATCGGCAATGGTGGCCTGTAATGGCTCTAATTCCTCATCAGAAACAGACGGGCACTCTGGAGCCACAGCGGTTTCCTATATCCATTATCCACAGGAAAAACACTTGGCCAATGTGAGACAACTCACTTGGGGAGGCGACAACGCCGAAGCATATTTCAGCTTTGACGGAACCATGCTCACCTTCCAAAGCAACAACAGCGCTTGGGGATTGGAATGCGACCATATTTTTGCCTTTGATTGGAACAGTGACAGTGCTACGCTTACTAAACCTACTCGGATTAGCAGCGGATTGGGAAGAACCACTTGTGCGTACTTCCTACCTGGAGATACCACCATTCTCTATGCAAGTACCTTCGCAGGAGATTCCGCTTGTCCGCCTGTGCCTGACCGCTCCGAAGGATATGTTTGGCCAGTGTACAACACATTTGACATCTACGTTAGCAACCTGAAAGGAGAAGTGATTGACACCCTTGTTGAGGGTCCAGGCTATGATGCGGAAGCAACCGTTTCACCTAAGGGAGACAAGATTGTGTTTACCAGTGATAGAAGTGGCGACCTCGAATTGTACACCTGCGACATTGACGGTTCCAATGTTCAGCAAATTACTTCTGGATTGGGCTACGACGGTGGCGCATTCTTTTCACCCGATGGAAAGAAACTCATCTTCCGATCTTCTCGTCCAAAAACTGAAGCAGAAATAGAACACTACACCTCTCTATTGAAGCAGGGCTTAGTGGAGCCCATGGAAATGGAACTCTATACCTGTAATGTGGATGGAACTGAATTGACGAAAATCACCGACCTGGGTCGAGCAAACTGGGCACCCTTCTTCCATCCTTCGGGAGAAAAGGTGATCTTTTCATCCAATCACAGCAGCGACAAGGTTTACAAATTCAATCTCTTCATGCTGGATTTAAACACCAATGAGGTAGAGCAAATCACGTATGACGGGGTGTTTGATGCCTTCCCTATGTTCTCACCTGATGGAAAGAAGCTCGTATTCGCATCCAACAGAAATAACGGCGGAGACCACAGCACCAACTTGTTTATTGCAGATTGGGTTGAATAA
- the cysS gene encoding cysteine--tRNA ligase: MALFETNELKIYNSLSAQKETFVPINSPFVGMYVCGPTVYSDVHLGNCRTFISFDMVFRYLSHLGYKVRYVRNITDAGHLENDADEGEDKIAKKARIEQLEPMEIVQRYTVGFRDVMSRFNAIPPSIEPTATGHIVEQIEMIKQIIDAGLAYEVNGSVYFDVEKYNKEQHYGIVSGRKIEELLDGTRDLDGQSDKRSPLDFALWKNASPSHIMRWPSPWGIGFPGWHLECSVMSTKYLGEEFDIHGGGMDLKFPHHECEVAQNQASHGHNGARNWMHANMLTLNGKRMSKSTGNTLLPYELFTGDTPILEKGFHPSVVRFFIHQAHYRSVLDFSNDALLAAEKGFFRLMEGLDTLEKLEGGDKSTFDVANWKAKCYAAMNDDFNSPILIAELFDAVRVINSIKAGNESLTSSDLTLLKETMHTFIFDVLGLQSVNAGASSNKGEMDTVMQILIELRQEARASKNFALSDEIRDKLADSGIVLKDGKDGTSYSIQS, encoded by the coding sequence ATGGCCTTATTCGAGACCAACGAGCTGAAAATCTACAACAGCTTAAGTGCACAAAAGGAGACCTTCGTACCGATTAATTCCCCTTTTGTTGGGATGTACGTTTGTGGTCCTACCGTATACAGCGATGTGCATTTGGGAAACTGTAGAACCTTCATCTCTTTTGATATGGTCTTCCGATACCTGAGTCATTTGGGCTACAAGGTGCGCTACGTTCGCAACATCACTGATGCGGGCCACTTGGAAAATGACGCCGACGAAGGCGAAGATAAGATTGCAAAAAAAGCGAGAATTGAACAGCTCGAACCCATGGAGATCGTTCAGCGATACACCGTAGGTTTTAGAGACGTTATGAGTCGCTTTAACGCCATTCCGCCAAGCATTGAACCCACTGCTACAGGACACATTGTAGAGCAAATCGAGATGATCAAACAGATCATCGATGCGGGCTTGGCCTATGAAGTAAACGGTTCCGTGTACTTCGATGTAGAGAAATACAACAAAGAGCAACATTACGGCATCGTTTCGGGTCGTAAGATTGAAGAGCTACTGGACGGAACACGCGATTTGGACGGACAATCGGACAAGCGCAGTCCGCTGGACTTTGCCCTTTGGAAGAATGCATCTCCCAGTCACATCATGCGATGGCCATCCCCTTGGGGAATTGGTTTCCCAGGGTGGCACTTGGAGTGTTCTGTTATGTCGACCAAATACCTCGGTGAAGAGTTTGACATTCACGGTGGAGGCATGGACTTAAAATTCCCACATCACGAATGTGAGGTCGCACAAAATCAAGCCTCACACGGACACAATGGTGCGAGAAATTGGATGCACGCAAACATGCTTACGCTGAACGGCAAGCGCATGTCTAAGAGTACAGGAAACACCTTGTTGCCCTACGAACTCTTTACGGGTGACACGCCCATTTTGGAGAAAGGTTTCCACCCATCTGTGGTTCGATTCTTCATCCACCAAGCACATTACCGCAGCGTACTTGATTTCTCTAACGATGCCCTACTGGCAGCGGAGAAAGGCTTCTTCCGACTCATGGAAGGATTGGACACCCTCGAGAAACTAGAAGGAGGAGATAAATCGACCTTTGATGTAGCCAACTGGAAGGCCAAGTGTTATGCGGCTATGAATGACGACTTCAACAGTCCGATTCTCATTGCCGAATTGTTCGATGCCGTTCGTGTGATCAACTCCATCAAAGCTGGAAATGAAAGCCTGACCTCTTCGGATTTGACGCTGTTGAAAGAAACTATGCACACCTTTATTTTCGATGTTCTCGGATTGCAAAGTGTGAATGCAGGTGCTTCTTCCAACAAAGGAGAAATGGACACGGTGATGCAAATCCTCATCGAACTTCGTCAGGAAGCTCGAGCAAGCAAAAACTTTGCACTCAGTGACGAAATTCGAGACAAGTTAGCAGACAGCGGTATTGTTTTGAAAGACGGAAAAGACGGCACATCCTACAGCATACAAAGTTGA